From a single Bacillus sp. NEB1478 genomic region:
- the fliH gene encoding flagellar assembly protein FliH → MSKIIKSFNNHKDSIVKKDQEVVIGLQPISNYTINRPYENEDEESRFARLKRESDRLLEKARDEAAQIRAEAEAFRQSQNEKLEADKQVFHIQMEQEAEQARLKGYEVGYQTGVEQGLGNWQTKLDEVKLFIEKTKQDYYQILTDAEPQMISLAVKTAEKIIGDKLQETPETWASIIKQLVKEVRESHEIKLYVPTDWFETTLAYREELKNLLQANANLFIYPDETLIENGAVIEFPFGKIDASLDIQLKEIREKLLEQIEVSGN, encoded by the coding sequence TTGTCTAAGATCATTAAGTCTTTTAACAATCACAAAGACTCTATAGTAAAAAAAGACCAAGAAGTGGTTATTGGTTTACAGCCAATTTCAAATTATACAATCAACCGACCATATGAAAATGAAGATGAAGAATCAAGATTTGCTCGGTTAAAAAGAGAATCTGACAGACTATTAGAAAAAGCAAGAGATGAGGCAGCTCAAATCAGGGCTGAAGCAGAGGCTTTTCGACAAAGTCAAAATGAGAAGCTCGAAGCAGACAAACAAGTATTCCATATTCAAATGGAACAAGAAGCCGAACAAGCAAGGCTGAAAGGTTATGAAGTTGGATATCAAACCGGCGTTGAGCAAGGACTTGGAAATTGGCAAACAAAGCTAGATGAAGTAAAGCTGTTTATCGAAAAAACAAAACAAGACTATTACCAAATTTTAACGGATGCTGAACCCCAGATGATTTCATTGGCTGTTAAAACAGCAGAGAAAATTATAGGTGATAAATTGCAAGAAACACCAGAAACATGGGCTTCTATCATTAAACAGCTTGTAAAAGAAGTTCGTGAATCTCATGAGATTAAACTCTATGTTCCAACAGACTGGTTTGAGACTACTCTGGCATATCGTGAGGAACTAAAAAATTTGCTTCAAGCAAATGCAAATTTATTTATTTATCCAGATGAAACTTTAATCGAGAATGGCGCAGTGATTGAATTTCCTTTTGGGAAAATTGATGCTAGCTTAGATATTCAACTGAAAGAGATTCGAGAAAAACTGTTAGAACAAATTGAGGTGTCTGGAAATTGA
- the flgD gene encoding flagellar hook assembly protein FlgD, with protein sequence MNNKISEDLLLTNFQAKTKQTGSSILGKDDFMKILITQLQNQDPTSPMQDREFISQMASFSSLEQMTNMNQTMQNFLNFQSESNLLQQSQMIGKQVTYEVETTDTNGEKKLEEKDGTVKSVLFEKGSVLLEMNDGSKITSLQVIKITDPSV encoded by the coding sequence GTGAATAATAAGATTTCAGAAGATTTATTGCTTACAAACTTTCAAGCAAAAACAAAACAAACTGGTTCTAGCATCTTAGGCAAAGATGACTTTATGAAGATTCTGATCACTCAGCTTCAGAATCAAGATCCGACAAGCCCAATGCAGGACCGCGAATTTATTTCACAAATGGCTAGCTTTTCATCACTTGAACAAATGACGAATATGAACCAAACGATGCAGAATTTTCTTAATTTCCAATCAGAGTCCAATTTGCTTCAGCAAAGCCAAATGATCGGGAAACAAGTCACCTATGAAGTGGAAACTACCGATACAAATGGTGAAAAGAAGTTAGAAGAAAAAGACGGAACCGTTAAATCTGTTTTATTTGAAAAAGGTTCAGTGTTATTGGAGATGAACGACGGATCAAAGATTACTAGTCTGCAAGTGATAAAAATTACAGATCCAAGTGTTTAA
- a CDS encoding TIGR02530 family flagellar biosynthesis protein, which translates to MSERIHVHQMYQPALLPKRITHSEGEITFQSLLDKQLNPSITISKHAKRRLEDRNIQITDASWNKIGMKMKEAEKKGVKDSLVILKDVTLVVNAPNQTVITALTRSEAHSQIFTNINGAIVIDA; encoded by the coding sequence ATGAGCGAACGCATACACGTTCATCAAATGTACCAGCCTGCACTGTTGCCGAAACGGATAACCCATTCAGAGGGTGAAATTACGTTTCAGTCGTTGTTGGATAAACAATTAAACCCGAGCATTACAATAAGTAAGCATGCGAAACGTCGGCTAGAAGACAGGAATATTCAAATCACAGATGCAAGCTGGAATAAAATTGGTATGAAAATGAAAGAAGCAGAGAAAAAAGGAGTAAAAGATTCACTTGTCATCTTAAAAGATGTCACATTGGTCGTGAATGCACCAAATCAAACGGTTATTACGGCATTAACAAGAAGTGAAGCGCACTCTCAAATTTTCACAAACATAAATGGTGCGATCGTTATAGACGCTTAA
- the fliL gene encoding flagellar basal body-associated protein FliL: MGKNKAVTIMVSMLLAISLIGTAGYFAFKQFSPKTEAAEPTAEDLEELMVETEEITTNLSDQAYIKIKFKIQAENTDAKEELEKRLFQVNNLIIYEISNMETADLSGQKGLIHLEDVLKDKISKLMQEGKIVRVYTTQKIIQ; this comes from the coding sequence TTGGGTAAAAACAAAGCAGTGACGATTATGGTCTCGATGCTTTTAGCAATATCACTTATTGGTACAGCAGGCTATTTTGCTTTCAAACAATTTTCACCTAAAACAGAAGCAGCCGAGCCAACAGCTGAAGACCTTGAAGAATTAATGGTAGAAACAGAAGAAATTACAACGAACTTATCAGATCAGGCATATATCAAAATAAAATTTAAGATTCAAGCTGAAAACACAGATGCTAAGGAAGAGTTAGAAAAACGACTATTTCAAGTGAACAATCTGATTATCTATGAAATTTCCAACATGGAAACAGCCGATTTATCTGGGCAAAAAGGTTTAATTCACCTTGAAGATGTTCTAAAAGATAAAATCTCAAAACTTATGCAAGAAGGAAAAATAGTGAGAGTCTACACGACACAGAAAATAATTCAATAA
- the fliG gene encoding flagellar motor switch protein FliG: MSRAAKELSGKEKAAILVISLGPDVAAQVYKHLSEEEIERLTLQISQVRKVDSSLKEEIITQFHQLALAQDYITQGGIGYAKTVLEKAVGKEEAMQIINRLTSTLQVRPFDFARKADPGQILNFIQNEHPQTIALILSYLDANQAGQVLSELPNDMQADIARRIALMDVTSPEIINEVEQILERKLSATVTQDFTQAGGVEAVVEVLNGVDRSTERTILDALEIQDPELAEEIKKRMFVFEDIVTLDNRAIQRVIREVQNEDLLLALRASSEEVKEVMFTNMSQRMAENFKEEMEFMGPVRLRDVEEAQSRIVGTIRKLEEAGELVIARGGGDDVIV, encoded by the coding sequence ATGAGCAGAGCAGCAAAAGAGTTGTCAGGAAAAGAGAAAGCAGCAATCCTCGTTATCTCTTTAGGACCTGATGTAGCAGCTCAAGTATATAAACATCTTAGTGAAGAAGAGATTGAGAGACTTACACTTCAGATTTCACAAGTAAGAAAAGTAGATTCATCATTAAAAGAAGAAATCATCACACAGTTTCACCAATTGGCACTTGCGCAAGACTATATCACACAAGGTGGGATCGGTTACGCAAAAACCGTTTTGGAAAAAGCCGTGGGTAAAGAAGAAGCGATGCAGATTATTAATAGGTTAACGTCAACACTGCAAGTCAGACCGTTTGATTTTGCCAGAAAAGCTGATCCTGGACAGATTCTTAATTTTATACAAAACGAACATCCCCAGACGATTGCTTTGATATTGTCATATCTAGACGCCAACCAAGCTGGACAAGTCTTATCAGAATTGCCTAATGACATGCAGGCAGATATCGCGAGAAGAATTGCATTAATGGATGTAACGTCGCCAGAGATTATAAATGAGGTAGAGCAGATTTTAGAAAGAAAATTGTCTGCTACTGTTACTCAAGATTTTACTCAAGCAGGCGGTGTAGAAGCAGTTGTGGAAGTTTTGAACGGAGTGGACCGCAGTACAGAAAGAACGATACTCGATGCGCTTGAAATTCAGGACCCTGAACTGGCAGAAGAGATAAAGAAGAGAATGTTTGTGTTTGAAGATATAGTTACGCTTGATAACCGGGCAATTCAGCGTGTTATACGTGAAGTACAGAATGAAGATCTGCTCCTTGCTCTACGTGCTTCGAGTGAAGAAGTAAAAGAAGTTATGTTTACGAACATGTCTCAGCGTATGGCAGAGAATTTTAAAGAAGAGATGGAATTTATGGGGCCAGTACGATTGCGTGATGTAGAGGAAGCACAATCTAGAATCGTTGGCACAATCCGTAAATTAGAGGAAGCAGGAGAATTAGTTATTGCTCGAGGCGGAGGAGATGATGTGATTGTCTAA
- the fliI gene encoding flagellar protein export ATPase FliI: MNVDHLIDSLKTLDSYKRYGKVIRVVGLMIESKGPKTSIGDVCFIHTTTGKKQKIKAEVVGFQEENVLLMPFSYVKDISVGSLVEAAHRPLEIRAGTSLIGKVLDGMGVPLDGSALPKGLNRIPTENDPPNPMERPRINESIQLGIRSIDSLLTVGKGQRVGIFAGSGVGKSTLLGMVARNSTADLNVIALIGERGREVLDFIERDLGEEGLKRSVVIVATSDQPALMRIKGAQTATAIAEYFRDQGKNVMLMMDSVTRVAMAQREIGLAVGEPPTTKGYTPSVFAILPKLLERSGTNRQGTITAFYTVLVDGDDFNEPISDTVRGILDGHFILDRDLANKGQFPAVNILKSISRVMNDIVPNEHRKAADKFRELLSSYVDAEDLINIGAYKRGSSKIVDEAIQSYPKMVSFLKQEVDEDVSFDDAVQRLLMEFRKDEQ; the protein is encoded by the coding sequence TTGAACGTTGATCACCTGATCGATTCCTTAAAAACGCTGGATTCTTATAAGAGGTATGGAAAAGTAATACGTGTTGTCGGATTAATGATTGAATCTAAAGGACCTAAAACTTCTATAGGGGATGTTTGCTTTATCCATACAACGACTGGGAAGAAACAAAAGATTAAAGCAGAAGTGGTAGGTTTTCAAGAAGAAAATGTACTGTTAATGCCTTTTTCATATGTAAAAGATATTTCAGTAGGGAGTCTTGTAGAAGCAGCCCATCGTCCTCTTGAAATTAGAGCGGGTACCTCTTTAATCGGAAAAGTCTTAGATGGTATGGGAGTACCGCTTGATGGTTCAGCGCTGCCTAAAGGTTTGAACCGTATACCTACGGAAAATGATCCTCCAAATCCTATGGAACGTCCGCGGATAAACGAGAGTATCCAACTCGGTATTCGGTCAATTGATAGTTTGCTGACAGTTGGTAAAGGGCAGCGGGTAGGGATTTTTGCAGGAAGCGGAGTAGGAAAAAGTACCCTTTTAGGAATGGTTGCCAGAAATTCAACGGCAGATTTAAATGTTATAGCTCTTATTGGAGAACGGGGCCGTGAAGTTCTTGACTTTATAGAACGCGATCTAGGTGAGGAGGGTCTTAAGCGGTCAGTTGTTATTGTGGCTACATCTGATCAGCCCGCGTTGATGAGAATAAAGGGAGCACAAACTGCAACAGCTATAGCCGAGTACTTTAGAGATCAAGGCAAGAACGTCATGCTAATGATGGACTCTGTAACACGTGTTGCTATGGCACAGCGCGAAATAGGTTTAGCTGTAGGAGAACCTCCTACAACAAAAGGTTATACACCTAGCGTTTTTGCTATCTTGCCTAAATTATTGGAGAGATCAGGTACGAATCGTCAAGGGACGATCACTGCTTTTTACACCGTACTAGTTGATGGAGATGACTTCAATGAACCAATTTCGGATACAGTACGTGGTATTTTGGACGGTCATTTCATCCTGGACAGGGATCTGGCAAATAAAGGACAGTTCCCTGCTGTGAATATATTGAAAAGCATCAGCCGTGTCATGAATGATATTGTTCCGAATGAACATAGGAAAGCAGCAGACAAATTCAGAGAACTTCTTTCTTCATATGTAGATGCGGAAGATCTTATCAATATTGGCGCCTACAAACGAGGTTCTTCAAAGATAGTTGATGAAGCGATTCAATCTTATCCAAAAATGGTTTCTTTTCTGAAGCAAGAAGTTGACGAGGATGTAAGTTTCGATGATGCCGTACAAAGATTGTTGATGGAATTCAGAAAGGATGAACAGTAA
- the flgG gene encoding flagellar basal body rod protein FlgG — protein sequence MLRSMYSGISGMKNFQTKLDVIGNNIANVNTYGFKKGRTTFKDLVSQQISGAAAPTNGRGGVNPKQVGLGSQLASIDTVHTQGSLQTTGRPLDLGISGDGFFEVSDGTNTYYTRAGNFYLDQSGDLVTSDGLFVKDTAGNNINIPVTAQSFSIGSDGKVNFIDGGTLNPTPQVIKLVKFSNTGGLDKAGSNNYMATTNSGAPTDGAPGDTNGLGVVQAGTLEMSNVDLSEEFTDMIVAQRGFQANTRIITTSDEILQELVNLKR from the coding sequence ATGTTACGTTCTATGTACTCTGGAATTAGCGGTATGAAAAACTTTCAGACAAAGCTTGATGTAATCGGAAACAATATTGCCAATGTAAACACATATGGTTTTAAAAAGGGCCGTACAACATTTAAAGATCTTGTGAGCCAGCAAATTTCTGGTGCTGCAGCACCAACTAACGGCCGGGGAGGTGTAAACCCAAAGCAAGTTGGACTGGGTTCGCAGCTGGCAAGCATTGATACTGTTCATACACAAGGAAGCTTGCAAACAACAGGTCGTCCACTAGATTTGGGTATTTCTGGTGATGGTTTTTTTGAAGTTTCCGATGGAACAAATACCTATTACACTCGTGCTGGGAATTTTTATTTAGATCAATCCGGAGATTTAGTTACGAGTGACGGGTTGTTCGTAAAGGATACTGCAGGCAACAATATCAATATTCCTGTTACGGCTCAAAGTTTTAGTATCGGGTCTGATGGAAAAGTGAATTTTATCGATGGAGGTACATTAAACCCGACACCGCAAGTCATAAAATTAGTTAAATTTAGTAACACAGGCGGTTTAGATAAAGCAGGATCAAATAACTATATGGCAACCACAAACTCCGGAGCTCCAACAGATGGCGCCCCTGGTGACACAAATGGTTTAGGAGTTGTACAAGCTGGAACACTTGAAATGTCAAACGTTGACCTTTCAGAAGAATTCACAGATATGATTGTTGCACAGCGTGGTTTCCAGGCAAATACTAGAATAATAACAACATCTGATGAGATCCTTCAAGAATTAGTAAACCTAAAACGTTAA
- the fliF gene encoding flagellar basal-body MS-ring/collar protein FliF gives MNEKLKQVTKQITERFKARSTKQKGMILGGIFLFIAAVLFLSIAVSQPKMVPLYSNLSPQEAGQIQESLTTRGVKNEVLDGGKTILVPEEEVNNLQVELAAEGLPKSGNIDYSYFGEKSGFGITDKEFNVLEREATQTEIANLIKSINGVDEASVMITLPESSVWVNQKDEKASASVVLALSPGATLNEEQVKALYHLVSKSVPNLPVENIVITDQYFNYYDLNNSSTANGSGSKYEEQRKIKQDVERDLQRRVQQMLGTIMGQNKVVATVTTDIDFTEEKREETLVEPVDKENMKGLEVSVERIKETYTGKGASAGGVTGTGDSEVANYPGASDGSDGDYEKVEERINNEVNKIKKEIVESPYQIRDLGIQVMVEPPNPKDPKSLPQERMDDIEQILSTIVRTTISKDVSKDLTDDEIKQKVFVSSQPFNGKQEVSASSKGIPFWIYVIGGILLLIIILLIFLLTRKKRTVNDGVSIQEYEMEQQTYFVPDVNKEHESEGTVRKEQLERMAKDKPEEFAKLVRTWLSEE, from the coding sequence ATGAACGAAAAGTTGAAACAAGTCACCAAGCAAATAACAGAACGGTTCAAAGCACGTTCTACAAAACAAAAAGGTATGATTCTTGGAGGGATTTTCCTTTTTATCGCGGCAGTACTTTTTTTATCAATCGCAGTATCACAACCCAAAATGGTCCCATTATATTCAAATCTTTCACCTCAGGAAGCAGGCCAAATTCAAGAAAGTCTGACTACTCGCGGTGTGAAGAATGAGGTTTTAGACGGAGGAAAGACCATTTTAGTCCCAGAAGAAGAAGTAAATAACCTTCAAGTAGAACTTGCAGCAGAAGGGCTGCCGAAGAGTGGTAATATTGATTATTCCTATTTTGGAGAAAAATCAGGTTTCGGGATAACGGATAAAGAATTTAACGTTCTTGAACGTGAAGCTACACAAACGGAAATCGCGAATTTAATTAAAAGTATTAACGGAGTAGATGAGGCCAGCGTTATGATAACGCTCCCCGAGAGCAGTGTGTGGGTAAATCAGAAAGATGAGAAAGCCTCAGCATCTGTTGTATTAGCATTAAGTCCAGGTGCAACTTTAAACGAAGAACAAGTAAAAGCACTATATCATCTTGTTTCAAAAAGTGTACCCAATCTTCCTGTAGAGAATATCGTCATAACTGACCAATACTTTAATTATTATGATCTAAATAATTCTTCAACAGCAAATGGCTCCGGTTCCAAATATGAGGAACAGCGAAAAATCAAACAAGATGTCGAGCGTGACCTTCAGCGACGTGTACAGCAAATGCTAGGAACGATAATGGGCCAAAACAAAGTAGTTGCTACTGTAACTACTGATATTGATTTTACAGAAGAAAAACGAGAAGAAACATTAGTTGAACCAGTTGACAAAGAGAACATGAAAGGTCTTGAAGTCAGCGTTGAAAGAATCAAAGAAACATATACCGGTAAAGGTGCTTCTGCCGGGGGAGTAACTGGTACAGGTGATTCAGAGGTAGCCAACTATCCAGGTGCTTCGGATGGATCTGATGGTGATTACGAAAAAGTTGAAGAACGAATTAATAACGAGGTTAACAAAATTAAAAAAGAGATTGTTGAGAGTCCATATCAAATAAGGGACTTAGGTATTCAAGTAATGGTGGAACCGCCAAATCCTAAAGATCCTAAATCATTGCCTCAAGAAAGAATGGATGATATCGAGCAAATCTTAAGTACGATTGTAAGAACGACTATTTCAAAAGATGTCAGCAAAGATCTTACTGATGATGAAATAAAGCAAAAGGTATTCGTATCATCACAGCCGTTTAATGGAAAACAGGAAGTATCAGCTTCTTCAAAAGGAATTCCATTCTGGATTTACGTAATTGGCGGAATATTGCTGCTCATCATTATTCTTCTAATCTTCTTATTGACTCGTAAAAAGAGAACAGTGAATGATGGCGTTAGTATACAAGAGTATGAGATGGAACAGCAAACCTATTTCGTACCTGATGTAAATAAGGAACACGAATCAGAAGGCACGGTAAGAAAAGAACAGCTTGAACGGATGGCGAAGGATAAACCGGAAGAGTTTGCCAAACTCGTACGAACTTGGTTATCAGAGGAATAG
- the fliM gene encoding flagellar motor switch protein FliM, which produces MVDVLSQNEIDALLSALSTGEMDAEELKKEETEKKVKVYDFKRALRFSKDQIRSLTRLHENFARLLTTYFSAQLRTYVQIGVASVDQLPYEEFIRSVPKMTLLNVFEAHPFEGRILMEVNPNIAYSMLDRVMGGSGTGMNKIENLTEIETKIMTQLFENTLESFKEAWSSVIDLDPFMLDLEVNPQFLQMVSPNETVVVISLNTTIGETSGMINICLPHVVIEPIIPKLSVHHWMQNNKQKKRVPGETEFIEQKLKNAFLPFKVELGSSEMSIEEFLHLSLGDCIELDQKINAPVVIKVENNPKFYGQPGKVKKRMAVQILDFIKEDEDQW; this is translated from the coding sequence TTGGTAGATGTTTTATCACAAAATGAAATTGATGCTCTTCTTTCCGCGCTTTCAACTGGAGAGATGGATGCTGAAGAGCTAAAAAAAGAGGAAACTGAGAAAAAAGTAAAAGTTTACGATTTTAAAAGGGCACTTCGTTTTTCAAAAGATCAAATTCGAAGTTTGACTAGACTTCATGAAAACTTTGCAAGGTTATTGACCACTTATTTCTCTGCACAGTTAAGAACATATGTACAAATAGGTGTCGCTTCTGTAGACCAGCTTCCATATGAGGAATTTATTCGATCTGTACCGAAGATGACATTGTTAAACGTGTTTGAAGCACACCCATTTGAAGGACGCATATTAATGGAAGTTAATCCGAACATCGCCTATTCAATGCTGGACAGAGTTATGGGCGGAAGCGGAACTGGTATGAATAAGATTGAAAATTTAACCGAGATTGAAACAAAGATAATGACACAGCTTTTTGAGAATACCCTTGAAAGTTTTAAAGAAGCTTGGTCAAGCGTAATTGATCTGGATCCATTCATGCTGGACCTGGAAGTAAACCCGCAATTTTTGCAAATGGTATCTCCTAATGAAACAGTTGTTGTTATTTCATTAAATACTACAATTGGGGAAACTTCGGGAATGATTAACATCTGTCTTCCTCACGTTGTAATCGAACCGATCATTCCCAAACTTTCTGTTCATCATTGGATGCAGAATAATAAACAAAAGAAACGCGTTCCTGGTGAAACGGAATTTATTGAACAAAAACTTAAAAACGCTTTTTTGCCTTTTAAAGTTGAGCTTGGATCTTCAGAGATGTCAATTGAAGAATTTTTACATCTTTCGCTCGGAGATTGCATAGAGCTTGACCAAAAAATTAATGCACCAGTTGTTATAAAAGTGGAAAACAATCCAAAATTTTATGGACAGCCAGGTAAGGTAAAGAAAAGAATGGCTGTGCAAATACTGGATTTTATTAAGGAGGATGAGGATCAATGGTAA
- a CDS encoding flagellar FlbD family protein: MISLTQLNGNSFTLNAIYIEQIQSFPDTTITLTTGKKFVVKESEAAVTEKITAFYRDITLLPMKSNKREDL, from the coding sequence ATGATTTCATTAACACAGTTAAATGGTAATAGTTTCACTTTGAATGCGATTTATATCGAACAGATTCAATCTTTTCCTGATACTACAATTACGTTAACGACAGGGAAGAAGTTTGTGGTGAAGGAAAGTGAAGCAGCAGTTACGGAAAAGATAACTGCGTTTTATCGGGATATTACTTTGCTTCCGATGAAGAGTAATAAAAGGGAGGATCTGTAG
- the fliJ gene encoding flagellar export protein FliJ — protein sequence MSFQFSMEKVLSIKQKEKESIELELGEAVQAFESIAEEIYSLLKRKENIENQSNLQFQQKIVINDLQNTQRFILSMTNKIKELQPILQRARERMQVIQQKLLQQTIEVKKYEKLKEKQYKSYEVSQNWQELKQNDEFSMLRFAKS from the coding sequence ATGTCGTTTCAATTCTCGATGGAAAAAGTTCTTTCAATCAAACAAAAAGAGAAAGAATCGATTGAACTTGAGCTTGGAGAAGCAGTTCAGGCATTTGAGAGTATTGCTGAAGAAATTTACAGTCTATTAAAACGAAAAGAAAATATTGAAAATCAATCAAACTTGCAATTCCAGCAAAAAATTGTAATTAACGATCTGCAAAACACACAGCGCTTTATTTTATCCATGACGAATAAGATCAAAGAGCTTCAGCCTATTTTGCAGCGTGCAAGAGAACGAATGCAAGTTATTCAGCAGAAACTTTTACAGCAAACAATAGAAGTGAAGAAATATGAAAAATTAAAAGAAAAACAATATAAATCCTACGAAGTGAGTCAAAATTGGCAAGAGTTAAAGCAAAACGATGAGTTTTCTATGCTGCGTTTTGCGAAGTCGTAA
- a CDS encoding flagellar hook-length control protein FliK: MQVMNSQYASTIQLSAPVQKKAGDATNLFSQILGTTEESGSQNNNGIGAIIQSVLTVKDILDLFCSDHAIENEDIESILNELPPEIKELLEEKLDEPIDANDLLNNPGPEMKIVFLLQALYNEQNQLISEPMKKEINILVGKWFPNLKVDPKDSLTRQVKQVIEQVMQQMDAQGKQDKTSFHKAVESLNAEKKLLSFAEQAFQRYVPTKQNDQKGPALKELQNFQSALQPLEQLVLKVPVSAEEGQKQQFAREIQQIISKGKIVVSETGFAKMQIKLNPEHLGTIDIQLIHKQGEITAKIIASSHAAKEALDSHISQLKQAFSGQNIDFEKIEVFIHGEEQAFSFNDQGNQSQEDQNQHGNQSKESSDNSHVTFEEQLSQMVLNEKV; encoded by the coding sequence ATGCAAGTAATGAATAGTCAGTACGCTTCAACCATTCAATTATCTGCGCCTGTACAAAAAAAAGCAGGAGATGCAACAAATCTGTTTTCTCAAATATTAGGTACTACTGAAGAATCTGGGTCGCAAAACAATAACGGGATAGGCGCAATTATTCAATCGGTATTAACTGTGAAAGATATTTTAGATTTGTTCTGCAGCGATCATGCTATTGAAAATGAAGACATCGAATCAATTCTAAATGAGCTGCCACCTGAGATTAAAGAATTGCTGGAAGAAAAGTTGGATGAACCAATAGATGCAAATGATCTTTTAAATAATCCAGGACCTGAAATGAAAATTGTTTTTCTTTTGCAAGCACTTTATAACGAACAAAATCAACTTATATCTGAGCCAATGAAAAAAGAAATAAATATCCTTGTTGGTAAATGGTTTCCAAACCTAAAAGTGGATCCAAAAGATTCGTTAACAAGGCAGGTAAAACAAGTTATTGAACAAGTAATGCAGCAAATGGATGCTCAAGGAAAACAAGATAAAACATCATTCCATAAAGCAGTAGAAAGCCTAAATGCTGAAAAGAAACTTCTATCATTTGCTGAGCAAGCCTTTCAGCGGTATGTTCCAACAAAGCAAAACGATCAAAAGGGCCCCGCTCTGAAAGAATTGCAAAATTTCCAAAGTGCATTACAGCCTTTAGAACAATTGGTTTTAAAAGTTCCTGTTTCAGCTGAGGAAGGTCAAAAACAGCAATTTGCAAGAGAAATTCAGCAAATTATCTCCAAGGGGAAGATTGTAGTATCTGAAACAGGTTTTGCAAAAATGCAAATTAAACTCAATCCAGAACATTTAGGAACAATCGATATTCAGCTTATTCATAAGCAGGGTGAGATTACAGCTAAAATTATAGCTTCCAGCCATGCTGCCAAAGAGGCTTTGGATAGTCATATTTCACAATTAAAACAGGCTTTTTCAGGACAAAATATTGATTTTGAAAAAATCGAAGTCTTTATTCATGGTGAGGAGCAGGCCTTCAGTTTCAATGATCAGGGAAACCAAAGTCAAGAAGATCAAAATCAGCATGGAAACCAATCGAAGGAAAGTTCTGATAACAGTCATGTGACTTTTGAAGAACAATTATCTCAAATGGTTTTAAATGAAAAGGTGTGA
- a CDS encoding MotE family protein, whose amino-acid sequence MNQEERTSTFKWILYVIIVPAIFAITIFVIFLSFTGVDVAEKAKDTGKKIPFIKNIWGENAVSTASNSQDVEKQWQSKFKEQEDYIKILNSDLQKKEKEVSDLKSDVALLEKQTEEVETTVKDEKNVQLKKLYESMSAKDASAVLSEMNNADILQILSLLKPETQAEILSKLEPKRAAEITELIASDSL is encoded by the coding sequence ATGAATCAAGAAGAAAGAACAAGCACGTTTAAATGGATTCTTTACGTAATCATTGTTCCAGCTATCTTTGCTATTACGATCTTTGTTATTTTTCTTTCATTCACTGGAGTGGATGTCGCTGAAAAAGCAAAAGATACCGGTAAAAAAATACCGTTCATAAAAAATATATGGGGCGAGAATGCTGTATCGACTGCTTCAAACAGTCAAGATGTGGAAAAACAATGGCAATCAAAATTTAAAGAGCAGGAAGATTATATAAAGATTCTTAATTCAGATCTACAAAAAAAAGAAAAAGAAGTCTCTGATTTGAAATCAGATGTTGCGCTTTTAGAAAAACAAACAGAAGAAGTAGAAACAACAGTGAAAGATGAAAAAAATGTTCAATTAAAAAAGCTTTATGAATCTATGTCTGCAAAAGATGCATCAGCAGTATTATCAGAAATGAATAATGCAGACATTTTACAAATTCTTTCTCTTCTTAAGCCTGAAACACAAGCAGAAATACTTTCAAAATTAGAACCTAAGCGCGCTGCGGAAATAACAGAACTAATTGCAAGCGATTCTCTTTGA